Proteins encoded within one genomic window of Streptomyces sp. NBC_00523:
- a CDS encoding GlsB/YeaQ/YmgE family stress response membrane protein, which translates to MTIIGWIILGLIAGVIAKILLPGRDPGGLIGTTLIGIVGAFLGGWISSRFLDREITKDFFDPATWVAAIGGSLILLIAYRLLFGNSRERR; encoded by the coding sequence ATGACCATTATCGGCTGGATCATTCTCGGGCTCATCGCGGGCGTCATCGCCAAGATCCTGCTGCCGGGGCGCGACCCCGGCGGCCTGATCGGCACCACGCTCATAGGGATCGTCGGCGCGTTCCTCGGCGGCTGGATATCGTCGCGCTTCCTGGACCGCGAGATCACCAAGGACTTCTTCGACCCGGCGACCTGGGTCGCGGCCATCGGCGGCTCACTGATCCTGCTGATCGCCTACCGGCTGCTCTTCGGCAACTCCCGCGAACGCCGCTGA
- a CDS encoding methylated-DNA--[protein]-cysteine S-methyltransferase — protein MTMHATVDSPLGELLLTGEEAPGGAGVALVSLSVPGQKGGTVVQDGWVYAPEAFAGVAAQLREYFEGRRTRFELVYAQGRGTEFQRRVWAALDAVPYGETVSYGQIAARVGACGAGVRAVGTAIGRNPLLVVRPCHRVIGADGALRGYAGGLERKERLLGLEGALTGR, from the coding sequence ATGACCATGCACGCGACGGTCGACAGCCCGCTGGGTGAACTGCTGCTGACCGGGGAAGAGGCCCCGGGCGGGGCGGGCGTCGCGCTCGTCTCGCTCTCCGTGCCGGGCCAGAAGGGCGGCACCGTTGTCCAGGACGGCTGGGTGTACGCGCCGGAGGCGTTCGCGGGGGTCGCCGCCCAGTTGCGGGAGTACTTCGAGGGGCGCAGGACGCGCTTCGAGCTGGTGTACGCGCAGGGGCGGGGCACCGAGTTCCAGCGGCGGGTCTGGGCCGCGCTGGACGCCGTTCCGTACGGCGAGACGGTCTCGTACGGGCAGATCGCCGCGCGCGTCGGCGCGTGCGGCGCCGGGGTGCGGGCCGTGGGCACGGCGATCGGGCGCAATCCGCTGCTCGTCGTGCGGCCGTGCCACCGGGTGATCGGCGCGGACGGCGCCCTGCGCGGGTACGCGGGCGGGCTTGAGCGCAAGGAACGGCTGCTGGGGCTCGAAGGGGCCCTGACGGGGCGTTGA
- a CDS encoding YajQ family cyclic di-GMP-binding protein, with product MADSSFDIVSKVERQEVDNALNQAAKEISTRYDFKGTDASIAWSGEKILMQANGEERVKAILDIFQSKLIKRGISLKSLDAGEPQLSGKEYKLFASIEEGISQENAKKVAKIIRDEGPKGVKAQVQGEELRVTSKSRDDLQAVQALLKAQDFDFDVQFANYR from the coding sequence ATGGCCGACTCCAGTTTCGACATCGTCTCGAAGGTCGAGCGGCAGGAGGTCGACAACGCCCTCAACCAGGCCGCCAAGGAGATCTCCACCCGTTACGACTTCAAGGGCACGGACGCGTCGATCGCGTGGTCCGGCGAGAAGATCCTGATGCAGGCGAACGGCGAGGAGCGGGTCAAGGCCATCCTCGACATCTTCCAGTCCAAGCTGATCAAGCGCGGGATCTCGCTGAAGTCGCTGGACGCCGGTGAGCCGCAGCTGTCCGGCAAGGAGTACAAGCTGTTCGCCTCGATCGAGGAGGGCATCTCCCAGGAGAACGCCAAGAAGGTCGCGAAGATCATCCGCGACGAGGGCCCCAAGGGTGTCAAGGCCCAGGTCCAGGGCGAGGAGCTGCGGGTCACGTCGAAGAGCCGGGACGATCTGCAGGCCGTGCAGGCGCTGCTGAAGGCCCAGGACTTCGACTTCGACGTGCAGTTCGCGAACTACCGCTAG
- a CDS encoding alpha-ketoglutarate-dependent dioxygenase AlkB family protein, translated as MDGLFPRSRAVVAPGAVHVPDWLSPERQRELVAACREWARGPVPLRHTALPGGGVMSVRTVCLGWHWQPYRYSRTADDVNGAPVVPFPDWLAELGRAAVAEAYGPGDGSEAYAPDAALVNFYDGTARMGMHRDNEERSGAPVVSLSIGDTCVFRFGNTEGRGRPWTDVELASGDLFVFGGPARRAFHGVPVVRPGTAPPGTGMSGGRLNVTLRETGLGPG; from the coding sequence ATGGACGGGCTCTTCCCCAGGTCGCGGGCCGTCGTCGCGCCCGGGGCCGTGCATGTGCCCGACTGGCTGTCGCCGGAGCGGCAGCGGGAGTTGGTGGCGGCGTGCCGGGAGTGGGCGCGGGGGCCCGTGCCGCTGCGGCACACCGCGTTGCCGGGTGGCGGGGTCATGTCGGTGCGGACGGTGTGCCTCGGGTGGCACTGGCAGCCGTACCGCTACTCGCGTACCGCCGACGATGTGAACGGCGCTCCGGTCGTCCCGTTCCCGGACTGGCTCGCGGAGTTGGGGCGGGCGGCGGTGGCGGAGGCGTACGGGCCGGGAGACGGCTCGGAGGCGTACGCGCCGGATGCCGCGCTGGTCAACTTCTACGACGGCACGGCCCGGATGGGCATGCACCGGGACAACGAGGAGCGGTCCGGGGCGCCCGTGGTGTCGCTCAGCATCGGGGACACGTGTGTCTTCCGGTTCGGCAACACGGAGGGCCGGGGCAGGCCGTGGACGGACGTGGAGCTGGCGTCCGGGGACCTGTTCGTGTTCGGCGGTCCGGCACGCCGGGCGTTCCACGGGGTGCCGGTGGTCCGGCCCGGCACCGCCCCTCCTGGTACGGGGATGAGCGGTGGCCGGCTCAATGTGACGTTGCGTGAAACAGGGTTGGGGCCTGGCTGA
- a CDS encoding tyrosine-type recombinase/integrase, whose translation MSLTYDVSLYSLEVRRERPKPYRVRWRVGQRKHSKSYQLKAQADGRRSELMTAVRRGEQFDEELGLPVSEIRAMQGSITWYEHTRAYIDRKWAAAPAKSRKNYADALATITPALMKTRVGRPDTATLRKALYGWAYNRNRWDDEPPADVAHALRWVAKNSYPISALEQSATVRLALDALALKLDGKPAAPRTARRKRACLSDVLGLAVEQGYFSTPVNPLTTVKWAAPKTAEEVDPDSVANPRQVRALLRGVREQGPRGEHLEAFFGCLYYAAMRPAEATALRLPQCHLPESGWGTLTLRQGFVRVGKGWTDDGQAHEARHLKARAVKDSRPVPIPPHFVRMLREHVAAHGTAPDGRLFRTNRGGLLQETGYGEVWAQARADVLTEEESASQLARRPYDLRHAGVSFWLSSGVDPMECARRAGHTIAVLFRVYAKVLARTQDRANRRIDEAMREWNEPE comes from the coding sequence ATGTCTCTCACGTACGACGTAAGCCTCTACTCACTTGAAGTCCGCCGCGAACGCCCGAAGCCCTACCGGGTGCGCTGGCGGGTCGGGCAGCGCAAGCACTCCAAGAGCTACCAGCTCAAGGCGCAGGCCGACGGCCGCCGGTCCGAGCTGATGACCGCCGTCCGGCGCGGCGAGCAGTTCGATGAGGAGCTGGGGCTCCCCGTGTCCGAGATTCGCGCGATGCAGGGCTCCATCACCTGGTACGAGCACACCCGCGCGTACATCGACCGGAAGTGGGCCGCCGCGCCGGCGAAGTCGCGGAAGAACTACGCGGACGCCCTCGCGACCATCACGCCGGCGCTCATGAAGACAAGGGTCGGGCGCCCGGACACGGCGACGCTCCGCAAGGCCCTGTACGGGTGGGCGTACAACCGGAACCGGTGGGATGACGAACCCCCGGCGGACGTGGCGCACGCCCTGCGCTGGGTGGCCAAGAACTCGTATCCGATCTCCGCGCTCGAACAGTCCGCCACCGTACGGCTCGCCCTGGACGCGCTCGCCCTCAAGCTGGACGGCAAGCCCGCCGCCCCTCGCACCGCGCGCCGCAAGCGGGCCTGCCTGAGCGACGTGCTCGGTCTCGCAGTCGAGCAGGGCTACTTCTCCACGCCGGTCAACCCGCTCACCACCGTGAAGTGGGCGGCTCCCAAGACCGCCGAGGAAGTCGACCCAGACAGCGTGGCCAACCCCCGCCAGGTGCGAGCGCTGCTCAGGGGCGTACGCGAGCAGGGCCCCCGCGGTGAACACCTCGAAGCGTTCTTCGGCTGCCTGTACTACGCGGCCATGCGGCCGGCAGAGGCAACGGCCCTGCGGCTCCCCCAGTGCCACCTGCCGGAATCCGGCTGGGGCACCCTGACCCTCCGGCAGGGCTTCGTACGGGTCGGGAAGGGCTGGACCGACGACGGCCAGGCGCACGAGGCCCGGCACCTCAAGGCGCGCGCGGTGAAGGACTCACGGCCCGTGCCGATCCCTCCGCACTTCGTGCGGATGCTCCGGGAGCACGTCGCCGCGCACGGCACCGCCCCGGACGGGCGGCTGTTCCGGACCAACCGCGGCGGGCTGCTCCAGGAGACCGGGTACGGCGAGGTGTGGGCGCAGGCCCGGGCGGACGTGCTCACGGAGGAGGAATCGGCGTCGCAGCTCGCCCGGCGACCGTATGACTTGCGTCACGCCGGGGTGTCCTTCTGGCTCAGCTCCGGGGTGGATCCGATGGAGTGCGCGCGGCGGGCCGGCCACACGATCGCGGTGCTGTTCCGCGTCTATGCGAAGGTGCTCGCCCGTACGCAGGACCGGGCGAACCGGCGGATCGATGAAGCCATGCGGGAGTGGAACGAACCCGAGTAG
- a CDS encoding YccF domain-containing protein — MKTILNVIWLVLCGFWMFLGYLLAGLLLCITIIGIPFGLAAFRIGVYALWPFGHRVVDRRDAGGPSCVGNVLWLILAGWWLALGHITTGIALCLTIIGIPLGIANFKLIPVSLMPFGKEIVRTDEQFAGW; from the coding sequence GTGAAAACCATTCTGAACGTCATTTGGCTGGTCCTCTGCGGATTCTGGATGTTCCTCGGCTACCTGCTCGCGGGACTCCTGCTCTGCATCACGATCATCGGCATCCCGTTCGGCCTGGCCGCCTTCCGGATCGGCGTCTACGCCCTGTGGCCCTTCGGGCACCGGGTGGTCGACCGCCGGGACGCGGGCGGCCCGTCCTGCGTGGGCAACGTGCTCTGGCTGATCCTCGCCGGCTGGTGGCTGGCGCTCGGTCACATCACCACGGGCATCGCCCTGTGCCTCACGATCATCGGAATCCCCCTGGGCATCGCCAACTTCAAGCTGATCCCGGTGTCCCTGATGCCCTTCGGCAAGGAGATCGTGCGCACCGACGAGCAGTTCGCCGGCTGGTAG